The Pectobacterium carotovorum genome includes the window CGTGTAGCGATATACCCGTCGCGCTTCAAGTTACAGATGTGATGGCTATGGGGAACCGAATGTTCCGGTCGGCTTCTCGTCATCCCACTCTTTATTGTCCCATAAGGTCAGACCGTTGCGGTCGACATGGGTTAATCGTTGGGTGAGTGTTTCACCGTCGGGGAATGTCAGTTCAGGGGTGATTTCCGCGAGCGGATAGAGCATGAATTCACGATTCTTCATGTCGTAATGCGGCACGGTCAAACGTTCAGTCTGGATGACGACATCGCCGAACAGCAGAATATCCAGATCCAACGTGCGCGGGCCCCAGCGATGTTCCTTGCGTTCGCGACCTTGTTCCAGCTCGATAGCCTGTGTGTGATCCAGCAGCGATTCGGCCGCTAATGCGGTTTCCAGTTCAACGACGGCGTTGAGATAGTCTGGCTGATCCTGCGGGCCGAGCGGGCGGCTACGGTAAAACGAGGAGCAGTGAACGACGCTGGTTTGTGGAATCGCATCCAGCGCAGCCAGTGCAGCGCGTACCTGTTGCAAAGGCTGGGCAAGGTTGCTGCCCAGCGCCAGATACACTCGTGCCATCAGGCTTGATCCCTGCGTGTCGTAGTCGGTTTACGCGACCGGCGAGGGCGGGAGCGTCGGTGTGGCGTCGGGCCATCATCCAACGATTTCAGCATGTTTTGCTGACGCGGCGGTGCGGCAACCTGGAATTCTCCCCACCACTGAGCCAGGCGCAGCAGCTCCTGATGATTTTCGATTTCGGCACGCAGGCAAAGCAGGTCATACGCGGCACGGAATTTAGGGTGTTCCATCAGCTTATAAGCACGTTTACCCTGACGACGCGACAGACGCGTTTGCAACTGCCAAATATCACGAACTAAAGACGTAATGCGCTTAGGAATTGCCAGAGAACGGCACTGTTCATCCAGTACATCGTTCATCGCTAGCGAGAAGGCATCGAAGTAAGCCAGACCACTTTCCTGAGCCAGCTTTTGCGCATGCTCAACCAGCGGATACCACAGCATGGCGGAAAATAAAAATGCTGGATTGACCCGCATGTCATTTTGCAGGCGCTGATCGGTGTTTTTCAGCACCTGTGCAACCATACGCTCCAGCGTGGAATCGCCGTTTGGTGTGAAGTAGCGGCTCAGCAGCGGGAAAAGCGGCTGGAACAGCTGGTATTCACACAGCATTTTATAGGTTGGATAGCCATACCCTGATTGAAGCAGCTTCAGCGACTCTTCAAACATGCGCGCCGCAGGAATATCGTGCAGCAATGAGGCCAGACGAGGAATCGGTTCGGCGGTTTCCGGGCTGACTGTCATGTTCAGCTTGGCGGCGAAACGGACGGCGCGCAGCATACGCACCGGGTCTTCACGGTAGCGCGTTTCGGGATCGCCAATCATACGGATGACGCCCTGACGCAGGTCGTTCAGACCACCGGTGTAGTCACGAACGCTGAAATCAGAAATGCTGTAATAGAGGCTATTGATCGAAAAATCGCGGCGCTGGGCGTCTTCTTCAACCGAGCCGAAAATATTGTCGCGCAGCAGCATACCGCTCTGGGCCTGCTGAGAAGAATTCTTGGTTTCCTGCTGTTCCTGATGCTGATCGTGGTGACCACGGAACGTGGCAACTTCAATCACCTCTGGCCCGAACATAATGTGGGCGAGACGGAAACGACGTCCAACCAAACGACAGTTGCGGAACAACTTGCGCACCTGATCGGGCGTGGCGTTAGTGGTGATATCAAAATCCTTCGGCTTTTTGCCCAGCAGCAGATCGCGTACGCCGCCGCCAACCAGATAAGCCTCGTAGCCCGCTTTGTTCAGGCGATAAAGTACTTTCAGCGCGTTATCGCTGATGTCGCTGCGTGAAATAGTGTGTTGGTCACGCGGAATCACCGTCAGATGCTGATGTGGTTCCTCTGATTCGACCATTTCGTTCTCACGATTCAGTACTTTACGGCAAAAATTAGCAACTCGGGAAAAGATAATACACCTCGATAGTGATGGATAAATCAACGGCACAGCAAAAAACGTCCGGGAGACATTTTTGACATCGCCCCGGCGATGGCCTGCAAAGGTGACGGCTAAGGATGGCGCGTCACTAAAAATAGCGGCTAATCATAGCTCACCAATGCCCCTTTGAGAATGCTGATGTGATCGCGGACGCGTTTATTGCCGCTTGCAACGGAACGATATCAAGCGACCAGTGCGCGACAGACCATGCCAGAAGTGCGGAAAGCGTCATATCCTGACTGTTTTCCGGCAGCGGTTGATTCAAAAATTGCAGTGCGGCAAGCAGCACGGGACGCGGATCGCTGTTCGGCAGGGCCGGTGCATGATTCTGTTTGGACAGTTTATTTCCCTCTGTATTCAGCACCAGCGGCAGATGAACATAGGTAGGGATCGCGTAGCCCAGCTTCTGATAAAGCGAAATTTGCCGAACGGTCGGCTCAATAAGATCGGCGCCGCGCACGATCTCCGTAACCCCCTGATCGTTATCGTCGATCACGACGGCCAGATTATAGGCAAACAGCCCGTCACGGCGGTGGATAATAAAATCTTCCTGCGCGAGCGCCGTGTCGGCATACAGTTCGCCACGCAGCCTATCGTGAAAGTGAAATACTGGCGTTGTCTGGCGCAGGCGTAGCGCGGCGTTGTCGGCAGGCAGGTTACGCGTTCGGCAATGGCCGTCATAGTGCCCGCCTAGCTGCTGAATACGGCTACGCGTACAGGTGCAGTAATAACTCATTCCCTGCTGTTGCAACTGCTGAAGAATCTCACGGTAACGTGCATGGCGCTGTGACTGATAAATCACCTCGCCATCCCAATACAGGCCGTAGTGTTCTAACTGGGCAAGGATACGGGAGGCTGCGCCGGGAATTTCTCGTGGTGGGTCGATGTCTTCAATGCGTACCAGCCAGCGCCCTTGTTGGGAACGAGCTTGCAGATAACTACCCAGTGCGGCAATCAGTGAACCAAAATGCAGGTCACCAGAAGGAGAGGGCGCAAAACGCCCGACATAGCGGTCGGTTTCAGTAAAGGGATTCACTTCAGGAGAAGGGTTAGTTTCGGTAAAACGACTTTTTTGTGTAAAACAAACTGTTCCAGACATAGGGGGTCAGTGCTATCTCGTCAGCGTTTTATCCAGACAGAAGATAGCGTGATGAACATCATTATTCATCAGCGGTAGAGTGCCTGGAGTCGGCCCCTGCGACGGGCAGGAGCCGATTCTGAGCAGGAAAATTAGCCTGCCATTTGCTTTTCGCGTATTTCTGCCAGTGTTTTGCAGTCAATACACAGATCGGCAGTCGGACGTGCTTCCAGACGGCGGATGCCAATCTCGACGCCACAGGATTCACAGAATCCGAAATCCTCATCTTCGATTTTTACCAGCGTTTTGGCGATTTTCTTGATCAGCTTGCGCTCACGGTCACGGTTACGCAGTTCGAGACTGAACTCTTCTTCCTGCGCTGCGCGATCCACGGGATCGGGAAAATTAGCGGCTTCATCGCGCATGTGCGATACCGTACGATCCACTTCATCCATGAGTTGGTTGCGCCATGCTTCAAGAATACGCTTGAAATGAGCCAGCTGAGCGTCGTTCATATACTCTTCGCCCGGCTTCTCCTGGTACGGCTCTACTCCGGCAATTGCGAGAATGCTCAGAGAAGATGTCTTACGGTTTTGCCCTTCTTGCATGTTGCTTCTCCTACATAACACGACACGCATAATACCCTTTTATGCAGTGAAATTGCGGCGTTGTTGGCCATAACTTCAGCTATCTGGGTATATCGGCCCCCAAAGGGGGGAAAAAACAGGCCGCTATAAATAGCAGATGAAGATGGGGTTGGCAATGCTTCCTGACACCGGCCTGATAAAGTGTGAGGAACAACCTGCTTACATTAAATAATAAACAATGTGTTACGCCTTTGATGGTGCGTTCGGCGTGTTATGCAATGCTTGTTCGTCATCCCAACAACGGTAGCTTATGCGTCAATTTAATACCGTCAGGGCATAATGTGGAGCCGTAACATAAAATTTCAACCCCTGCCCGTTGTGCTTCTGTAAATAATTCTGCATAGCGTGCATCAATATGCCGGGCGGGAGAAACCTGTTGGATTCCTGAATGGAGCACGGCGAAAAACAGCACTGCGCGTTTTCCATTGGAAACCATCTGTTGCAGTTCACGCAGATGCTTTTGCCCTCTGAGCGTCACTGCATCGGGAAAGTAACCACATTCATGTTGCAATAATGTGACAGATTTCACCTCAATATAGCAGTCAATCCTGTCTGGCGCCTGCAAAAGCAGGTCGACTCGGCTATTTTCCGTACCGTATCTCACTTCTTTTTTTACGTCCGAATAGCCCGACAGCTCTTCTATGCGATTCTCCAATAAGGCTTCGTACAATAATGTGTTGGCACGCAGAGTATTGACACAAATCCAGTGATTTTGTTGCGTTTCAGTCAGTTCCCAGCTCTGGGCATACTTGCGCTTGGGATTATCGGATGTGGAGTACCAGACGGTATCACCGGGCGTTGCGCAGCCTGTCATCGCGCCGGTATTGGCACAGTGCAGCGTGAGTGTCTCGCCTTCCGGGGTCACGACATCGGCCAAAAAGCGTTTGTAACGTTTAATCAACCGGGCAGGTTGTAAACGTGGGGTATAGTCCATGCGTATCCTATTCTATTGTTTATCCGCGTGGTCTCTTATTGAATAAATGACCAGCTTTCTAACTGTTGATAGCGGGTTTTGCCATTGTCGAAAAGTGATTCGTAAAGCGAAAATTGCGTCATGTCGACCTGCCAACTGAAGGTGGCGGGGGGAATCGCAACGGGACGAGTCGCGCCGCGCAATAGCGTAATGTGTGGATGAAAAGGTAATGCCGTTTGATAACAGCCGTTGCGTGCTGCCTGAGAGCGCAGCAGTTCCGCGAGCTGTAGCAGCCCACGCGGTGCACGGCGGCAGCCCAGCCAGACCACGCCGGGACGCGGCCAGTGTCCGGCGTCATCCAGCGTAAGGGAAAAGGCGGGCTGACGGATGCGGCCCGCCAATGTCTGTAAGGCCTGCGCTTTTTGTTCACTCACGTCACCCAAAAAAGCCAGCGTCAGATGAAGGTTGGCCGCCGCGACCGGACGACCCGCTTCCGGGGCGAAGCGCTCAGCACGCCAGCGGATAATCTCTTGCTGTGTGGTTTCCGGCAGTGATAGGGCAAAAAACAGGCGGCGGGGGGCTGACATGGCGATCTCTCTGTTCTGATTCCATCCGATGCTACATTCATCATGATGCTACAATGCTCGTCGCTGAAAGTTAACTTTATACGGAGATGTCTGTGATTTTACCGCCCGTCAGCGCCGTGCTGGATGATGTCATAACGGC containing:
- the folK gene encoding 2-amino-4-hydroxy-6-hydroxymethyldihydropteridine diphosphokinase yields the protein MARVYLALGSNLAQPLQQVRAALAALDAIPQTSVVHCSSFYRSRPLGPQDQPDYLNAVVELETALAAESLLDHTQAIELEQGRERKEHRWGPRTLDLDILLFGDVVIQTERLTVPHYDMKNREFMLYPLAEITPELTFPDGETLTQRLTHVDRNGLTLWDNKEWDDEKPTGTFGSP
- the pcnB gene encoding polynucleotide adenylyltransferase PcnB; protein product: MFSRVANFCRKVLNRENEMVESEEPHQHLTVIPRDQHTISRSDISDNALKVLYRLNKAGYEAYLVGGGVRDLLLGKKPKDFDITTNATPDQVRKLFRNCRLVGRRFRLAHIMFGPEVIEVATFRGHHDQHQEQQETKNSSQQAQSGMLLRDNIFGSVEEDAQRRDFSINSLYYSISDFSVRDYTGGLNDLRQGVIRMIGDPETRYREDPVRMLRAVRFAAKLNMTVSPETAEPIPRLASLLHDIPAARMFEESLKLLQSGYGYPTYKMLCEYQLFQPLFPLLSRYFTPNGDSTLERMVAQVLKNTDQRLQNDMRVNPAFLFSAMLWYPLVEHAQKLAQESGLAYFDAFSLAMNDVLDEQCRSLAIPKRITSLVRDIWQLQTRLSRRQGKRAYKLMEHPKFRAAYDLLCLRAEIENHQELLRLAQWWGEFQVAAPPRQQNMLKSLDDGPTPHRRSRPRRSRKPTTTRRDQA
- the gluQRS gene encoding tRNA glutamyl-Q(34) synthetase GluQRS; translation: MSGTVCFTQKSRFTETNPSPEVNPFTETDRYVGRFAPSPSGDLHFGSLIAALGSYLQARSQQGRWLVRIEDIDPPREIPGAASRILAQLEHYGLYWDGEVIYQSQRHARYREILQQLQQQGMSYYCTCTRSRIQQLGGHYDGHCRTRNLPADNAALRLRQTTPVFHFHDRLRGELYADTALAQEDFIIHRRDGLFAYNLAVVIDDNDQGVTEIVRGADLIEPTVRQISLYQKLGYAIPTYVHLPLVLNTEGNKLSKQNHAPALPNSDPRPVLLAALQFLNQPLPENSQDMTLSALLAWSVAHWSLDIVPLQAAINASAITSAFSKGHW
- the dksA gene encoding RNA polymerase-binding protein DksA, with amino-acid sequence MQEGQNRKTSSLSILAIAGVEPYQEKPGEEYMNDAQLAHFKRILEAWRNQLMDEVDRTVSHMRDEAANFPDPVDRAAQEEEFSLELRNRDRERKLIKKIAKTLVKIEDEDFGFCESCGVEIGIRRLEARPTADLCIDCKTLAEIREKQMAG
- the sfsA gene encoding DNA/RNA nuclease SfsA; translated protein: MDYTPRLQPARLIKRYKRFLADVVTPEGETLTLHCANTGAMTGCATPGDTVWYSTSDNPKRKYAQSWELTETQQNHWICVNTLRANTLLYEALLENRIEELSGYSDVKKEVRYGTENSRVDLLLQAPDRIDCYIEVKSVTLLQHECGYFPDAVTLRGQKHLRELQQMVSNGKRAVLFFAVLHSGIQQVSPARHIDARYAELFTEAQRAGVEILCYGSTLCPDGIKLTHKLPLLG
- the thpR gene encoding RNA 2',3'-cyclic phosphodiesterase, with translation MSAPRRLFFALSLPETTQQEIIRWRAERFAPEAGRPVAAANLHLTLAFLGDVSEQKAQALQTLAGRIRQPAFSLTLDDAGHWPRPGVVWLGCRRAPRGLLQLAELLRSQAARNGCYQTALPFHPHITLLRGATRPVAIPPATFSWQVDMTQFSLYESLFDNGKTRYQQLESWSFIQ